The following are encoded together in the Qingshengfaniella alkalisoli genome:
- a CDS encoding ABC transporter ATP-binding protein, with protein MSGVRLTNVQKNYGDAKVIHDVSLEVPQGEFGVFVGPSGCGKSTLLRMIAGLEDVSGGTVEIGGQDVTDVEPADRGVAMVFQSYALYPHLTVFENMAFSLRLAKAPKATVKEKVVEAARILQLEEQLEKKPSQLSGGQRQRVAIGRAIVREPKVFLFDEPLSNLDAELRVQMRLELTRLHRQIGATMIYVTHDQVEAMTLADKIFVLKDGYVQQAGAPLELYDDPDNRFVGGFIGSPAMNFLSGKVVQRSGENVEVLLDNGDTHRLVARVASDTIAEGTQVTLGIRPEHMRIDEAGARATIEMAEELGDVSYLHATMPGDLELVMERRGNRERLDGKTVGISADPKDVLVFDPEGQRLR; from the coding sequence ATGAGTGGCGTTCGACTAACCAATGTCCAAAAGAACTACGGCGACGCGAAAGTCATTCACGACGTCTCATTGGAAGTGCCACAGGGCGAGTTCGGCGTTTTCGTCGGCCCGTCCGGCTGCGGCAAGTCCACCCTGCTGCGCATGATTGCAGGGCTGGAGGACGTCAGCGGTGGCACCGTGGAAATCGGCGGGCAGGACGTCACCGATGTCGAACCCGCTGATCGTGGCGTGGCGATGGTCTTCCAGTCTTACGCGCTTTATCCGCATCTGACCGTGTTCGAGAACATGGCGTTCAGTCTGCGTCTGGCCAAAGCGCCGAAGGCCACCGTTAAGGAAAAGGTGGTCGAAGCCGCCCGTATCCTGCAACTGGAAGAACAGCTTGAAAAGAAGCCCTCGCAGCTTTCGGGCGGTCAACGACAAAGGGTCGCCATCGGCCGTGCCATTGTGCGCGAGCCGAAGGTTTTCCTGTTTGACGAACCGCTGTCCAACCTCGATGCGGAACTGCGCGTGCAGATGCGTCTGGAACTGACCCGCCTGCACCGTCAGATAGGCGCAACGATGATCTATGTTACCCATGATCAGGTCGAGGCGATGACGCTCGCCGACAAGATTTTCGTGCTGAAGGATGGCTATGTTCAGCAGGCGGGTGCACCGCTGGAGCTTTATGACGACCCTGATAACCGCTTCGTGGGCGGTTTCATCGGTTCGCCGGCGATGAACTTCCTGTCCGGCAAGGTGGTCCAGCGCAGCGGTGAGAATGTCGAGGTCCTGCTCGACAACGGCGATACCCATCGCTTGGTGGCACGTGTTGCCAGCGACACGATTGCCGAAGGAACCCAAGTGACACTCGGCATTCGTCCTGAACACATGCGGATCGACGAAGCTGGCGCCCGTGCTACAATCGAGATGGCAGAAGAACTGGGGGACGTGTCCTATCTGCACGCCACTATGCCCGGCGATCTGGAACTGGTGATGGAGCGCCGCGGCAATCGCGAGCGGCTTGACGGCAAGACAGTCGGCATTTCTGCCGATCCAAAGGATGTGCTGGTCTTTGATCCTGAAGGCCAGCGGCTGCGGTGA
- a CDS encoding alpha-N-arabinofuranosidase, with the protein MKVQAALHKEFKIARIDDRLYSAFIEHMGRAIYSGIYEPGHPQADAHGFRKDVAALVRDLNIPAIRYPGGNFVSAYNWEDGIGPIEDRPVRLDLAWRSKETNHVGTNEFAVWAKDVGIDMMLAVNLGSRGLSDARNFMEYVNHPGGTYWSDLRRSHGVEDPYDVKMWCLGNEMDGPWQIGHKEAKEYGRLADETAKALRGLTPDAEMIVCGSSNDEMATYPDWERGVLEECYENVDYISLHKYFGNSSGDTLNFFGKIEETGRYIQAIGGVIDFVKAKKRAKNDIYICFDEWNVWYHNREEDSKNWKSWDWPEAPALLEEDYNFEDALFIGGLLNEFIRRSDRVKIACIAQLVNVIAPIRAEKGGPAWRQTIYYPYQFASLYGRGDALNVSVNGPTYDCSVADDVQYLDVAAVHNTDEQAVTLFILNRHLTDTVDLDMDLAGFVNAKVAMHKVMAGHDLRLTNGPDNPDRVSPKDGSGVGVEDGKLRGNLPPLSYHVVRLDVS; encoded by the coding sequence ATGAAAGTTCAAGCGGCCCTGCACAAGGAATTCAAAATCGCTCGCATCGACGACCGGCTCTATTCGGCGTTTATCGAGCATATGGGACGAGCGATCTACAGCGGGATTTACGAGCCCGGCCATCCGCAGGCTGACGCGCATGGGTTCCGTAAGGATGTCGCCGCATTGGTGCGCGATCTGAATATCCCGGCGATCCGCTATCCGGGCGGAAACTTCGTATCTGCCTACAATTGGGAAGACGGCATCGGTCCGATTGAAGATCGCCCCGTGCGGCTCGACCTTGCATGGCGGTCGAAGGAAACCAACCATGTTGGCACCAATGAATTCGCAGTCTGGGCGAAGGATGTGGGCATCGATATGATGCTGGCCGTCAATCTGGGCTCGCGCGGCCTGTCCGATGCCCGGAACTTCATGGAATATGTGAACCATCCGGGCGGGACCTATTGGTCGGATTTGCGCCGCAGTCACGGCGTCGAAGACCCTTACGACGTCAAGATGTGGTGTCTGGGCAACGAGATGGACGGCCCTTGGCAGATCGGTCACAAGGAAGCCAAGGAATACGGTCGCCTTGCAGATGAAACCGCGAAGGCGCTGCGCGGCTTGACGCCCGACGCGGAGATGATCGTCTGCGGCAGTTCCAACGATGAGATGGCAACCTATCCCGACTGGGAACGCGGCGTGCTGGAAGAATGCTACGAGAATGTCGATTACATCTCGCTGCACAAATACTTCGGCAACTCCTCGGGCGACACGCTGAACTTCTTCGGAAAGATCGAGGAAACCGGCCGCTACATTCAGGCCATCGGCGGTGTTATCGACTTCGTGAAAGCCAAGAAACGCGCGAAGAACGATATCTACATCTGCTTCGACGAATGGAACGTCTGGTATCACAACCGCGAAGAAGACTCCAAGAACTGGAAAAGCTGGGACTGGCCGGAGGCGCCTGCGCTGCTTGAAGAAGACTACAACTTCGAAGATGCGCTGTTCATCGGGGGCCTGCTGAATGAATTCATCCGCCGGTCCGACCGTGTCAAGATCGCCTGTATCGCGCAGCTTGTGAATGTCATCGCGCCAATCCGTGCCGAGAAGGGTGGTCCGGCCTGGCGTCAAACCATCTACTACCCCTATCAGTTCGCCTCGCTCTACGGTCGTGGCGATGCATTGAATGTCAGTGTGAATGGCCCGACTTATGATTGTTCGGTTGCCGACGACGTGCAGTATCTCGATGTTGCCGCAGTCCATAACACGGACGAACAAGCCGTCACCCTGTTCATCTTGAACCGTCATCTGACCGACACCGTGGACCTCGATATGGATCTGGCAGGCTTCGTGAACGCAAAGGTAGCCATGCACAAGGTGATGGCGGGTCACGATCTGCGCCTGACCAACGGGCCGGACAACCCCGACCGCGTCTCGCCGAAAGACGGCAGCGGCGTGGGCGTGGAAGATGGAAAACTTCGTGGCAATCTGCCGCCGCTCTCTTATCATGTTGTCCGACTGGACGTGAGCTGA